GATTGTTGATCTATGCGAGTCAGATTTTCGAAGCTCTCCACATCAGAGGTCAGCAATCGCAGCGCGACAAGGCCAAGTGACCACACATCAACGGCGGTAGTTTGGGCTTCTCCGGTTGAAAATAGTTCTCTATAATGAGTTTATTAGCCAAATATTTGCTGAAAAAGCAATAGATTCTTCATCTTACGGAGCCTTGTATTCAAATGTGCCAATATCCGTCACCATTCGGCTGCGGCGAGGAACAGCGCAAGCACCAAAATCCGACAGCATAATTCGATGGTAGGCTATCTTGGGGGAGTACGCCAGCAGTATGTTCTCCGGCTTCAAGTCTCTGTGGATGATGCCCTTTCTGTGAAGGTAGGCGAGGCCGCGAACCACTTGTCGGAGAATAATTCGACAGTCAAGCTCTTGAACAAATTCATGGCGATTGATGAAGGAGACAAGATCACCTCCGGACGCAAGCTCCGTGAAAATGTACCTAGTCATATAATCAATAATTTGGCGTTACTCAGTAGGCGTGTAAGATCCGTTGCTCACAGAGAGTGCGGAGAAATAACAGCGTCAATGTAGGGCAAGATGTTGGGCTAGAGCAAGTTAGCATCCTGTCGAGAAGTCTAAGTCTTCATTGGAAGCAGACTCACGTGCTTGAGCTGACGGAGAACATCAATCTCCTGAAGCTTGCGATATAATTCCTCTCGAGGTATCTTGCCATCTTGTCTACCCAGATTGACTAGCTTGCAGACAAGCTGCCGCTTAGTTTTCGATTCGGTGGCCAAGTAGACAGCTCCCTCCGCGCCGGTGCCAAGGCATCGTGGAGATATGGTATATTCGTTTTCAAACACCTTTTCTTGTTAGAATAAATGAACACTCGTAATCAGAGTGAGGAGGACGAACTCGGCATTCGTCTTTCTGAATGGCCGTTAGTGGCCGAGGTGGAGGCGTTCGAGGTTGGTGGAATATGAACTTCCAATGGGGTCGAATTTCAATGGAATCACCATCCTGTAAGAGATATCCAGAAGAGATTTGGGGGCCAACGCCAATAATGTGGCCATTGACAAAAGTTCCATTGATAGACTTGCGATCTCTCACGTAAACGTGGTTAACTGATGGTTCGTAGACAATCACGTATATCTCACAGTGATTCCGAGACACGAGGTTTTCTGAGTCGGTCTGAATAGAGAAAGCGCTGCAAGTATCATCAGCAACGCAACTCCACAGACCAAATATTAGTCCACAGCCTACTTGGCATCCGGGTCTCGTCCAATCCTGAAGATTTCTTGCTCCTAGATCGGAAATTCTTCAATAGGCTGGTCACTGATCCGGCTGTCCACCAAGCGGAGATATGCAGCGGGCAATTCACAATCATCATTGCAGCTGTTGTCTAAAGTAGCTGTTGCGGCTTCCATGACGAGCAATTCAGTATCTCAAGAAATATCAAGAGACTTCAAGGTGTATAGAAGGTCGGCTAAAGGATCAATAAATTCATGAATGCATAtttgaaagaagaaacccAGAATTCTCAAATTGATTTTACTCTGCTTTCCTATCGACGCTGCTACCCTAGAAATCCAAGAACACCAGTAGCCAACCGACTTACAATGTCACCTTCGCTCCTGCCCTCTCAGTTGCTCCATCATGAAACGACACACAGTACATATACGGAGTTCACTCATATAACTTGCACAGTGTATGTTGATGCCCATGCACGGGCCTCAGTGAGGGGCCCACGTGATACCCGGGGGGTTTGTGCCCTACAGCGGCCTTGTCAAAGTGCTTGAAATTCCCCCGCTCTCGCGAAAGTTCCTTTCTTGTACCTCATCCCAACAACGATTCTCATCAAAGAACAAGTAAGATACCCTCCCCCCGCGGCGCATTTGAAGGCATTTCGCATCGACAGAAGGCATTGGCGTTGTGCCAATGCTTCGTCTGATGCGAATGCCGGCCACCTCGCTGCTAGAACTACCCCACTAACAAGAGCTCCCAGACGCATCGTTCAAGATGAGAGCCAaatggaggaagaagcgcgTTCGTCGCCTTAAgcgcaagagaagaaagatgaggGCTCGCTCGTAAGTGTCATCCAATTTGCTGTTGCCGCTGCACAAGAAGCTCGAAGCTAACAGGATAATTAGCAAATAAACGACTCGCTCTACTACCTGACTTGACACATCTTTCACATTTTGAATGAGTTCACGATAAAACGACAAGCAAAGCTGCTGCACCACGGTACCACTCTATGAACGATTACGACCATCAAGTTGGAATCGGCATATCGGTGCGCCTCGCCAATTCAGCTACGGGAGTCAATGGACGAACGCGAGAGATGAGGACTGGACAACTTCAGCCAGGTGGAGACATCGTTTTGAGGACGCgaaggccatgaagcaaaaagctgctgcaagaGGCACGCTTAGGATCGATACGTTGCTTGACAAGATCAAAGGCAGAATTTACTTCATTTCCAAACCATTTCTAAAGCTCCTACGTGACGTATTTTTGTCGTAATTGTTGCAATAGTAAGCATTGATTGAGCTGGTGAAGCTATGATGCTCGTGTGACCTAATTTCTCCAATACAGTTTGTGTGCGAGCTGGCACCTTGCTACCGATGGAGCTCTGCAGCTATGCTCCCCTGCTGCCATTAGTGACGTACATTGCTGCCAATTCAGCTGTGTGGGGTTTCGTCTCTCACCGCCCGCCCGGGTAAATGCCGGCGAAAGATTTCCTGCCGCCCGATAACCAAAATTTTTTGGAGCAGATATCCCACTTGGCATCAAATTCAGGTCGAAGAAAGATTGCAGACGCTCAACGCAAAAATGTCGGATCTcagcaacaagaagagaaagcgagaCGGGGAAAAGGCTGGTTctgcaaagaaaaaggtcGTCATTGACGCACCGGCTTCAATTGCAACCGTCTCGTCCGTTCTCAAGCCTAAATCATGCCCTCCTGTGATTGGTATGCGGCGCATTTCGTTGTCGAATTGGGTCGTTTGCGCATCTGCTGACAATCCATATAGCAAACACTCCAGGAATGGAAATGCCCTCGAATTTGGTCTTTAACTCATATATTCCCAAGAATGCCTCTTCAAAGTCCAAAAAAGCAGCCGACAAAGCACTCCTACTGCACTCCACGACGCACCGCAATCTGGACTATAcggcaagagaagaagagtcgcGCGACTCAAAGCCTCTCCTGAACCACTTCATCGGCATCTACGATCCCAAGACTGGCAAATTGCAAGTTGTCGAAGCGAAAAAGATGGTCGTTCGAGGCGCCGTCCGCTCTAAACAGGTGCCAACTTCTGCAGATCAGACGGAAACCAAGAAGGTAAGGGATCATATCTCAATACGAAATCTTCTGGGGATATTCTGGGAAATACTAACGTACAACAGAGCATCATGGACCAGAGGACAGATCTTGGACAGACTTTCGGAacgaagaaggccaagaaggttATTCAAGACAAGGTGTTGAACGCCATCGCTCCGCAGAAAAAGCCTGGCGACTTCAGCACGCCCAAGTTGGACGATGCCTCCAAGGCAATTCTCAACTCCATCGGTGCAGTTACATCCACAATGGCctcaagagaagagctgcaggCAGTTATCGACGAAGCCAAGCCGGTACCCAAGGCGAATCTCGACGCAGAAGACATTTACGACGTATACCGCCCCGAGGAAATCATCGGAACAGATATTCTCAACCTTGTTCCTATTCGAGAATGGCAGGAGAAGGCGAAACACGGCGAGAGCATCCAGTTCCGCTCTCGATATGTCGTCTCTCGCGTGCAAGCCATTGCCTCCAAcgaagatgccgagatgCGGCTGCGCGTGCTAAGATACCTCTCCATCGTCCTCCTGTTCTATCTCTACTCAAAACCCGGCCGCCAAAAGGGCACTCGGCAATTGCCGCCCCGAGAGAAGCTCCGGGAGCTACTTGCTCCAGCCCCTGAGGCGGTTGTTGAAAACATCCGTCGCAAGTTCTCAGATAACGGCCAGCTGAGGAAATTCCACATTGACCTGCTCATCGCGCACTGCTGTGCACTTGCTTGCATCGTGGATAACTTTGAAGTGGACACGCAGAACCTGAGAGACGACCTGAGGATAGAGCAGAAGGTGATTAACCAGTACTTCCACGAGATCGGAGCCAGGGTGAAGCCTGTAAAGGACAAGGCAGAGGACCGAATGCTGCACATCGCGAAGCTTGCGCTACCGCTAGACTTTCCGAAACAGCGACAGATCAGAGCGCGTCGATGATGGATATAATTTGTACGAAGGGTCTgaaaaaataattaaaagaCAGAGAGATGTGAAGGGTTTTTACAAATGGGGGGAGTTTTGATTCTACGAGCGGGCGCTGTGagatatatatacatatttCCCATTGTTCGACTGCTCTCACTGCATAGAGGCGTCTTTTTTCAGAAATACACAGTTTCGCATTCATTCATGTCGATAAGCAGACAAGCCATTGAACTATATCAATCTATCgtgagaaacaagaaacgAAGAAATAAGTATAGATTATTCTCAAAGTCATCTTGATTGACAGGGTAGACGCAAATCGCACGAATTAGCAGCCAGCGGGATCTCAAGCCGTCTCGATGCCCCGCAGAAATGTTACCCGTAGACCTCGGTATGTCTGGGATAAAAGCGCCGggatctcatctctcacCTCCAGTCTTACTTGCATATATAACAAAACATAGAAtcattgctttttcttttttcttttttgcgaTTTCCCCCTAGAGTCATTGTTATACCAATCATACTATTTCGCTATATAAAGTAACACTTTTCAATCATTAAAAAGAATTGATACAGGAATAAATCAAGATGTCGTCCGGCGTAATCTCCATCGAATACCGCGGCCGcgtcgccgtcatcaccatcgccaatgagaagaagctcggTGCGATGAACCAAGCGCAATACTTTGAGCTGTCGCAGGCACTGAGGGAGGTTGCGAAGCATGACGAGGTGTTTGTTACGGTTCTGCTTGGCAAGGGCCGTTTCTTTTCAGCGTACGTGACTCTCCTCCAATGCAATCTCccatttatttatttaagcGGCCTCTTTTATTACCATACATGTTTCTGTATTATGATGTGAAAAATCTATCATgggaatgaaaaaaaaaaaaaaaaaaagagacaaatgAGTTGAGAAATCTCGTGTATATCTCATAGCTAACCATCAAAACAGCGGCGCGGATGTCTCCATCGGCAGAACAAGCCCCAGCGACCCCGACGAAGCTCGCAAGCAATGGCTCCAAACATTCGTAGCCTTCAACCTCAACATCACAGAGGCCTTCGCCTCACACCCAAAAATCCTCGTCGTAGGCCTCAATGGCCCCGTCGTCGGCCTCACCGCCGCAATCGTCTCCCACGCCGACTTCATCTACTGCGCGCCGCACACTTTCCTCCTCACCCCCTTCTCATCCCTAGGTTTAGTCGCCGAGGGAGGCTCCTCGCGCGCGTTAGTCACACGCCTTGGACCAGCGAGGGCGAACGAGGCGCTCATCATGAGTAAGAGGATTACGAGTGCGGAGCTGGAGCGGTGCGGCTTCGTGAATAAGATCTTTGAGGATGTGAAGCAGGGTGAGGACGCAAAGTTTagggagctgctgcttaAGGAGGTGGATGAGAGATTGGGGGAGCATCTTGTTGGGGATAGCTTGGTGGGCATTAAGAAGCTGATTCGGGGGCCGGAGCAGAACATTGTGAACTTGAGCAACTTTAATGAAGTGTTTGCTGGTTTGGAGAGATTTGTTACTGGAGTCCCGCAGGAGGAGTTTAGGAAGATTGCGAGTGGCGAGAAGAGGCACAAGCTGTAAATATGATGAATGACGTTTCTAATTGTATGTACTTAATCCGTAATGTCGTGAAAAAGACAGCCCGCTGAGGGAAGCATTATGCTATATTTGCGTGTCTCATGCTAATAATCCAAACAACAGGCTCGTCCGGCTCCAAAAGTGCTTTGCTGCCTTGCCGACGTGTTGACGTGATGAATCTTCAAGATCAGTGCGGTCATATACCGCATCTTCCAGCTTTTGAAACTCATCTGCCGTCTCTCCCGCTTCATTTCCGACTgagaggcggaggagagaAATGTCAAACAACCATTGAATGCAAAGATCTCGCAGCTGGTCGTTACCGGACGTAtcgttctcttcttccacagcctcttcgtctttctcATCGTTAACAGCCTCTCCCTtttcctcaacctcttccttTGCATCTCCGTCATTTTCTCCTTGaccatcttcttttggctccccctctttctcggcatcttcttttggttctttgtcttcttctccactgGTCTCTTCCGGCTtggtttctttctcttcgctctcttcttccggcTTTTCTACTTCCTTTTCTGTAtcccccttctcttccttggcctctCTATCAAATACTATGCTCTGGAGTTCTTGATTCCAAGCTTCACATAGTCGCCGACTAACATGCTTTTTCAAAGCGGCCAACGCAGCTGCGGTCCACAGATCAACTCCCGCCGCCGATAGAGA
The sequence above is drawn from the Trichoderma breve strain T069 chromosome 5, whole genome shotgun sequence genome and encodes:
- a CDS encoding a49-like RNA polymerase I associated factor domain-containing protein; its protein translation is MSDLSNKKRKRDGEKAGSAKKKVVIDAPASIATVSSVLKPKSCPPVIANTPGMEMPSNLVFNSYIPKNASSKSKKAADKALLLHSTTHRNLDYTAREEESRDSKPLLNHFIGIYDPKTGKLQVVEAKKMVVRGAVRSKQVPTSADQTETKKSIMDQRTDLGQTFGTKKAKKVIQDKVLNAIAPQKKPGDFSTPKLDDASKAILNSIGAVTSTMASREELQAVIDEAKPVPKANLDAEDIYDVYRPEEIIGTDILNLVPIREWQEKAKHGESIQFRSRYVVSRVQAIASNEDAEMRLRVLRYLSIVLLFYLYSKPGRQKGTRQLPPREKLRELLAPAPEAVVENIRRKFSDNGQLRKFHIDLLIAHCCALACIVDNFEVDTQNLRDDLRIEQKVINQYFHEIGARVKPVKDKAEDRMLHIAKLALPLDFPKQRQIRARR
- a CDS encoding enoyl-CoA hydratase/isomerase domain-containing protein, with amino-acid sequence MSSGVISIEYRGRVAVITIANEKKLGAMNQAQYFELSQALREVAKHDEVFVTVLLGKGRFFSAGADVSIGRTSPSDPDEARKQWLQTFVAFNLNITEAFASHPKILVVGLNGPVVGLTAAIVSHADFIYCAPHTFLLTPFSSLGLVAEGGSSRALVTRLGPARANEALIMSKRITSAELERCGFVNKIFEDVKQGEDAKFRELLLKEVDERLGEHLVGDSLVGIKKLIRGPEQNIVNLSNFNEVFAGLERFVTGVPQEEFRKIASGEKRHKL
- a CDS encoding protein kinase domain-containing protein; the encoded protein is MMIEQEIFRIGRDPDANAFSIQTDSENLVSRNHCEIYVIVYEPSVNHVYVRDRKSINGTFVNGHIIGVGPQISSGYLLQDGDSIEIRPHWKFIFHQPRTPPPRPLTAIQKDECRVFENEYTISPRCLGTGAEGAVYLATESKTKRQLVCKLVNLGRQDGKIPREELYRKLQEIDVLRQLKHPNILPYIDAVISPHSLYIFTELASGGDLVSFINRHEFVQELDCRIILRQVVRGLAYLHRKGIIHRDLKPENILLAYSPKIAYHRIMLSDFGACAVPRRSRMVTDIGTFEYKAPELFSTGEAQTTAVDVWSLGLVALRLLTSDVESFENLTRIDQQSIEQMVKAMIKEISPKRSSNSQRFTLACLQLTPVNRITAAEAECHDWFCTPQKHFEFFQQLDRRCLSDLGDDTQLKPMPWDLASLQSPPLTSAPTKLSTTSAHKSIRWSSPPCTDTSGYFRGLQQDMKAARVGPLTGLSSPPHGTGVLTYKPKLAKESPNVTQNEEQIQNTPLWDRRGEDRKPETRIMTPHQLRVCDVLQLPLPGLDRHLKPPHSKTHRQDVLAELKRLDAKFLTDTMQAAMENGDTGGEESKGFTHAGKKRQSLQ